TATAAAAAATTCAGTAAGAAAATTTACCAGGATTATTTGCAAAAAATCTAATGGCGACCCATCCATTCTTTGGAACTCCAACGGTATTGAGTTCTGGAGGATCAATCAAATTATATGACAGTGGATCAGTCAGATTGTTGAAATTTCCTGTACCATTCCCAACCACGTAGAAACTATTGCCATGTACATGCATTGGATGGTTCTCGGCAGCACCAATATTAGTCCCCTGGAAAACTATCTCAACTGCATCTCCATAGTTTAACATCTTCACCTTCGTACCTGTGGCTGTAAACACTGAAACATTGGTTGTATCTCCAGTGAAGTTAAAAAAGTTTGGCGGAAAACTTGGGAAATCCTCGTCAAAAACTCCAGTCAAGCTCCTGCATAAAGATACATATTCAGATAGGAATTATTTAGTTTATGGAacataaatttgaaaaattattaggtaTACCCGGTATATATGCACTATATCCTACAATCATGTTACCCACTTTCCATAGCTAATTATTAGATAcactgggagtattaaaaatccCACATAATTGTAAGAAATGGTGCATGTACACCGAGTgtgcacctaataatttctcACTTTTCATATTATAAAGAGAGCTTATTTTCTAATAATTTCTCACTTTTCATATTATAAAGAGAGCTTATTTTTCTGTGAGAGAGGGAGCACTATTTTTTAGTGTTCCctgtatatataataattagtcCATAGATTTATTTGTGTATGTGTTGGACGAGAAAGAAGGCAATTATATAGGTACCTGTAGTAAGCTTCAAGGATATCAATATCTGGGGTCACAAAACTAACATTATTCAAGCTTGCAGCTAGTCTATCACCATTGGGTCCTGCACAGGATGCATTAGCGCAAGGCAGTTCATTTACCGAAATTGTTATGTAGAGATGTTGAGTGATATTTTTGGGGACATTTACTGGGTGATTTTTGCTAGCTAAGCTCCTAAGGCGAGTAGTGAAATTGGAAGCGGCAGAATCATTAGTAATACTAGGTAGGGTTGGGAATGGGATAGAAGATGGGCGAGTAAAATTGCCTTTGTATTGGAGAATTGCTGTACTGGTGGTATTGTCAAAGGGAGCAACGCTATCAAAGAAAGGATTAGAAGACATGTAATAGTAACTGGGAGCCTGGTTTGCTGTGACCAAAACGTCCATTGTTTGTCCTGGAGTTATCATTATGTGGTCTGTGGTTATAGGTTTAAGGTATGCCCCATCCTGTCCTACAACTGTTAGACTGTGGTTTGCAATTCCAAAGAATTGTTCTTCGTTCATCACTGCGTTGATTAGGCGGAGAAGATAGGTCTTTCCATACTCAACTAGCAAATGAAATGTGGTTTCTGCAACAGACCAAATATCATCAAaagatataaattattataagatGCAATACTTAAGTctgtatttttatttataatttatggtgaatTAAGTCGACATAAAAATTTCTCAAGGATAGAAAAGTTTACGTACCATTGGAGCATGGATACAAATCTCCGGGTTGGCCGTTAATAGTGTAAGCATCAGAGATGTTTGGATCGCCACCAGTTGCAAGGGCTTCGTCAATTATTGCCTTTACATCTCCCTTAAACCATGATGCTGCCAAATTCATGAAATTGTGATCCAAGTTATCAAATGTatatttttgatgaggaaattaaaattagttaGCTCACCAATCACAAGTGTTTGCTGGGAATAAGGAGTAGGGTATGGATAAGTGGTGCCAGCAGCAGGTAAAATGACGATGGCACCGTGGACGGTGGCTCTGGTCCAGTCGCTATGTGCATGCCACCAGAGAGTTCCTTCTTCGGTGGTAAATATGACTTCGTATGTGAAGTTCTTTCCGGGTTGAATTGGGCACTGTGTGATGTTTTCTGGACCGTCCGACCATGGATTCCTTGGTTGTTTCACTCCATGCCTGccgaatttgattaattaattaaatcctaagcctatgaaaataaataaataaatcgtaAATCTGTAATTATCTGTATATGtcactaattttttttaagaTATTATTATCTTAAAATAAGTATATAAAGAGAGACATACTAAAAAATTTTAAGATATTATTATGTTATTATCTTAAAATAACATAATAATTTGAGTATATTAAATTGAGAGAGGGATATAATTGACGTCCAAAAATAAAGTATCATAATATGAGAGCCCAATAAAAAGAGTTGCGAACATTCCACGGGCTATGTTGTCCCATTCCAACAACCGTAAATTGGAGCAAATGTCATTGCTTTTATTATTAGAATGATGATATacattgttattttttttaatgcatGCTCACGTTCGTACAATATGcaactcttttcttttcttttcttctccaaCTTGGTCATGTTTATATAGTTCAACCAtttgaattattaaaaaaataaataaataattcatgTAAGAGGAGGAGATGATTACCAATGAATTGTAACACCATAATTTCCTTGATTATGTACATTAACATAAATTATATCCCCTTTATGAACTGCTATTGTTGGTCCAGGAAAACTTCCATTTACGGTGAGCATACTCTTGGTGCTGCACAACTTTGTAAAATTTGTCTCTTGTACCTGCAATCacataatttttcattaaaattttggcttATCAAACAAATTATACactaaaattaagaattatatTACTAAATTAATAACCTGATAGCCTGATTTTAGTCTGTGGTGTTATGATTAagtttttcttgatttgtattatctaataaatttttacttataaaaaaattacGTAATTAACATAAAatctcattaaaaaaaaaagtgagcacagccaataaattttataaattaatttaataaaattaaaattatttttaaaattataagaatatcacttatttgaaaattaaaattttataagaattcaattcaattaatttcttCTTGATTAATTTCTATacttaaaataaaagaatttattttttttaatttaaaaaatctcattttaaaaataatagCAATCAAGTTTGATTGTAcgaaaattcaattgaatttttttttcttgcaaATGATTTATGAGTTCAAAATTCAATTGGAGCTACcaacaaaaaataaaaagtagAAATGATTTCTATAGTGCAAAGAAGCAATCACTTACAACAAAATCATAGTATTTGATGTTGCCAAAGGCCATGCAAAGGAGAAGTCCATCCAGAAGCATAAACCCTAAAAACCCTAACATCACATCCACTTTCTTTGATCCCATTCCCACACTTCTCTCCAGACAAAACGGAAACTTCTTTATATGTATATTCTGTCTCTGTGTTCCTCAGGTTGCCCCCGATCGATGACTTGTAATTTTTTAGCCTGCATCTATAGATGTATTTATAGAACAGAAGAAGATTAGGTTTAGTGCTTAGCTGGGTTGCTTCCTCCTGGATATTTCTCTAACGTATTGGACAATTCAAAATTCAAGGACAAAGCTAACAGATTAACATAAGGCGACTTTTTAAAAAATGAATTTTTCATAAGGCACAAGAAAACCATGGGATCCTACAAGTGGGGAAGGTGGGTTCTTGCATTCCAAAAGGAATTTGatctttaattaattactaattaCATTCTTTGGTTCCAAACTTATTCGATATGATAGTAGGGAAGTTTGTAATTAAGGTAGCTTAGCTTCATTGCAGTATTAAATTCTATGCAATTAGTCACTGaaagataaaattaattaatgttaAATTAAAGTCAACCTCGCTTGGAATTCTTGTTGTAATTAAACATAGCAAACAAAGAAGATGTGATTGATTATTTGACATTCTTTCCTAAataattatttgtttatttattattttgataagccatatattaaatttattaatagaaaataaaaatagattctttcctaatttattattatcattattattttttgGGAGGTAAACAACAGGCCATAATTACTCCAGCAAGTGCTTTACTAGATTGCTATATATTATCTCAATGGAAAATTCTTGTCTAAATAAAGTTTattatttattcaaaatataaatatataagacaCATATATATAATAGATCAATATTATCATAAACTTTATATCTTGTGTTTATGGTGAATAGGTTTAGGTAAGATAAATCATTAATTAACGATCTTGGTTCATTCttctataatttaataaaataatctaAAATACTTTTTCAACAATTGAACTCTGATTAATAATGAAAACTCTTAATCTTATCTACTAGAGTAGTCTTGTaaagtaaaaattatatacttgcTAGTTTAATAACATATTTGCTCGGCTAATACACCTCTTCATATATCTAGAAGACAAAGAAGAAAACTTTGTTTCAAATTTGACTGGTTGTTCCtgttaaaataaaacaaaagactGGCTGCTATGGCTGGTTCGTTTTTATATTACCAAATCATTTTGTATATGAATATATATTTTGTctatttgaaaaaattattattattattattattattattattattattattattattattattattattattattattattattattattatttcaaaatGTTTAAAAGAGAAGAAGGTATGTGCAAGAAAAATGAATCTCTAAACATTTAATTGGGCAATTGGTCCTGTGAttgtataataaaaattataaattatcttaaaagttttattttgtttgttATATTGGTCAGACTATATATAAGTTTCCcattttgttaatggaggaggacTGCCTAAAATGAATATTGATTTTTGTTTATATTCCAAGAATCAAGACTTTTCATAGGCAATTCAGAAAGATCTTCTTTCCCTCCCCCATTAATTTCAAGAAAATTTCCATGTCATTTTCCTCTAACCAAATTATTAAAGGCCCAATGAAAGGATGGGTTTATCTTAATTGCGTGAAGAAATTAACATATCTTAAGTCTCAGTGTGGGATTGGGACCTTTGTTTTGGGCTATAAGCTTTGAGATTCCTTCAGGAAGCAACGTTTTGTTTGTCCATTGTAGACATGAAAATGATTGACATAAAATGTCAAAAACTGGTCCCAAAATTGTAGCCTAGTTAATAACTAATTGAGTTGACCTAAGTATACATTTTGGATACAACAAGCTAAACTTCCAAGGAATAAAGTTGAAAGTTGAAACAATCGGCAAATGGTCACCATTGTTTTGTTAAGGAGAGGGGAGGAGTGGAGATTTAAACGTAACACCTGTTAGGCTAGTGATATACTTTTAGTTATTGAATCAAGTCAGATTAAGTTAGATAGCCAtaattaattgaatatatatatatatactttacaaattttttattaatttcatacAAATAATTTATGCTTATTGATGGATTAGAGAAACAAACTTAATATGATATctgtaaatatattgggttttgatactaattaattaatttactaaaACAAAAATTAGGCTCCAAATCGGGTCAAATATTTGGTAATTGGCATATATAGGAGTCGGGTTAAATATTTGGTAATTGGTATCTGGCTAGTAGGACAGCGACCCAAATTTCTTGAATCAAGTTAGGCACAACTTGTTTAGTAATGATGCGCTAAGGAATACTTCATTTTCATTGGCCTAATTTCAACATgtgttctaaatttttttttagaattaattattctaaatttctaattaatagtataatatatatatatatatatatatatatatatatatatatatatatatatatatatacacacacacataaaaAATTATCTCAAGCATAAGTTTGGTCTATGAGTTTAGACTTCAGATGATTTTAAATCATAATTTGTCATTTTGTAAATATgtgattttgataattatttaattaaaattattaatattgtaTATTATCATGTAACAATAAAGATTGACTTGACATTATTAAATTTACCATTAAATACAATAAGTTAACTAAAATTCTCATATATGAATCTCACCCATTAAATATATGAAtctcatatatttatatcttaaattcataataaatttgaTCGGTtgtgatttttattttaattctatCAATAATAAATCATATCATACATAGACGAGGTTTATTAAATATGAGAGAGTatacttttaaattatttaaaaggtGGTACAATTTTAATacacataaattattaataaaagaaaattaaaaaaaaaaagcccaaACATGAACACATCTAAAAATCATATTAATAAACATCTAAAACACCACTAATTAaccatgaatagaaaagaaaagaaaaatcaacgaCCAAACATGAACATCAAAAGAATAATTAAAAAAGATGAGAACCGAATGGCACACTTTGTAGAGCACCAAAATACGCTATTGGCTAAGCTTTTGGTCGCGTGGGTAAGGTTTATCTAACACTTTTTTgagttgttatatatatatatatatatggaccaTTTTTTTAGTGGCATTTTCTATTTTGTAGTGTGAAACTTCTATACAAAATATTTCTCTAAAAAACTTTGTAATTAATTTCATTGTAGAATTCCAACCAAGAGAAAttcttaaataaataatttattatatatcatCTCTTATATTAGATCTACCATATatttaagatataaatatgtaaaacACATATATTTAATAGTAAAATTTTACTATACATCATGTATTTTGAGTTTATGATAGATTTAATGTAAATAAGAAAAATCTATCATCTGTAAATTAAGCCAATCAAACCTCTTTATATtacattatttatatttataaattatataacatTATCAATTCCCTAGCTTTTAAGAATATAAATTTACcaacaaaaaagaaaagacaaATGGTAAACTTAGGATTACTTTCCGCAAGTCCTATTAATTTAACCTACTTATGTAACTTGTTCTTCGTAAAGCAAGCTAAAATTTTTAGTTataccatatatatatacaattttcGCCACCATTATAAAATTTATGTGGCTTGGATGACTAGACTTTTATTGGACCAAAGAGCTGAATTTAGTGCGCAATAATTGAtctgcattaaaaaaaaaaaaaaaaacaaaaaaagtatACGCACCTGCCCCTTTATTATAGCTTTACTGATACAAATCATTTTTTTTACAGCAGATACAAatcaaattttcttgaattgtaataacaataataataattcaagACATTCCCTGAAATACTTGTAACATAGAAGATTGAGGCGTAGAGCTCTCGCAATTAGGACTTGGAACAAGGAGGCATATAAGCAGGGGGCGGGCGGATGCTTGTTGCTTTGGTGCCCCCATTCTTCACTATAAGCACAGTGTCCATACCCCAACTTGAATGACGCTCCAAATGACAATGCATAAACCACACCCCTGAAAATTGATGGCACATTTTCATCTAATTAGTCAttccattaaatacattacagtTCAATCAGTATCATGGTTCTGATTAGTGTAACAGGTAGCAAGAGAGACATATATATACCAGGATTATCAGCGTAAAATCTGATGGCAGCCCATCCACTCTTGGGAAGACCAATGGTGTTAACTTCTGGTGGATCAATCAAATTATATTTCAAGGGATCAGTGGCATTATCAAAATTTCCTTTATTCTTCCCAACCAAATAGAAGCTGAAACCGTGGAGATGCATTGGATGATTTTCAGAAGCCAACAGATTAGTCCCTTGGAAAACAATTTCCACCGTTTCATTAAAATCTAGCATTATCACCTTGGTCCCTAGGCTTGTGTACAATGTAATGTTGTCCACATTTCCACTGAAGTCAAAGTACGTTGGAGGCTTTTCAGGGAAATCTGTCGTATAAACATCCTTACTCAAGTTCCTGACAAAAGATTTTCAAGATCAATGACCACCATTCAAGCTCTTGCACTGCGAGATATACATATGGGAATTCAAGAAAATGCAATACCAGTAGTATGCCTGGAGAATTGACATAGAAGGGGCATCGAAGCTGACGTTGTTCAGGCTAGCAGATAGCCTGTCTCCATTAGATGTCCCTAAACATGAATTGTTAGGGCATGGCAAAATGTTTGCGGACACTGTCATGTAGATTTGCCTAGTGATGTTTTGGGGAACATTAACAGGATGCTTTGCGCTGTTCAGGGCCCTTATTTTATTTGTGAAAGTTGCTGCGGCGTCAGAGTCATTGTAGACAGGAAGAACTGGAAACGGAATGGGTGATGGGGGAGTATAATTGCCCTTATACTCAAAAATTGCTGTGGTGGTGGTGTTGTCAAATGGAGCAACAGTATCAGCAAAAGGAGAGCCAGCAATGTAGTAGTAGCTAGGAGCATTGTTTGCCGTGACTAAAACGTCCATGGTTTGCCCTGGGGTTATGACGATGTAATCTACAGTTACAGGCTTCACGTATGCACCATCTGTGCCCACAACTGTTAGGTTGTGGTCTGCAATTCCAAAGAATGTTTCTTCATTTAATATGGCGTTGATAATGCGAAGGAGGTAGGTCTTGCCATATTTAACAGCCAAACGATATGTAGTTTCTGCATTTCAATTGATCAGTTCATTAGTTCCAGTTAAAGAAAAGTGTACATCACCAGAATATTTAATAGAACTTAGTATACCATTGGAGCAATCATAAAGATCCCCAGGTTCTCCATTGATTGTATAGGCATCTGAGATGTTGGGGTCTGCACCAGTTGTAAGGGCATCAGTGATCACCTCCATAACATCTGCCTTGTACCATGAAGCTGCCCACAAAAAGAAAGGACGAGTGAGGCTAATTAAGGGTAAATTCTATATACAAACAAGAAAATAAAGCATATAAATTTCTTTAATACCAAGCACAATTGTTTTTTCCGCATAAGGTTTaggatatggataagttgttcccCTTTTAGGGTAAATAATGATGGCTCCATGAACTGTAGCCCGTGACCAGTCACTGTGAGCATGCCACCAGAGAGTTCCTTCTTCTGAGCTAAAATTAATCTCTTGCGTGAAATTTGTTCCTGCTGGGATGGGACACTGTGTGACGTTTTCAGGACCATCTGACCATGGATTCCTTGGCTGCTTCACTCCATGCCTGCAAAATGTTATTCAACCTGCTCAAATATTCTTTACTTTTGTCtggcttttcaatttttttaacccGTTGGATGAACTTACTATCTATcatgagaaaaattataaaatagttGTACACCTTTACTACACATTAATGGTAACCTTTTATTATATAGACTTCATATGAGTTTAACTATAATCAATTATCATAATgaatttgttatatatatatatatatatatatatatatatatatataatgaatgtcGAACTCAAACAGCTAggtctcatttattttatttgtgaATCTTACAAtatgaatttttatttggtaaaattaatgtatatatataatgattttaTTATAATCGTTGATTATGGTAGCATTTATGTGGGACTCATCACAATTAATGGTTATAATGAAATTATTGTATATACATCCATttcatagtattttttttttactatacaTATTATATGTTAGATCTATGATAAatgataaaatttttttcttacacGGCAAGTTCTTAAAATTAATGCAATAAGTTAAAAAAGATCGAAACTAAAAGTATATCCAATTTTGacttaaaaaaaggaaaaaaaaaaacaaaacatccTGCTTTCCATGGTTGCATGTAATTGAAGGCACTGgacatttaattacaaaaatcTTTTTTACATTTTATAGATAGCCTAAGCTACATATAAACTTTAATCTAGAAAATAGACAGATAAATAATGTCATTTCAGCCTTTGGCCATTGATTGGACCAACAACAAATGAAGAGGAATTTCTTTTAGAAAGTCTAAATGGATACAAAAGGCtaagtaattatatatattaccagtgaatagtgacaccataaTTTCCTTGGTTATGAACGTTAACAAACACAGTATCTCCTTTGTGAACACGAATCTCAGGCCCTGGAAAACTATCATTTACGGTCAAAATGCTCTTTGTGCTACACAGCTTTGTAAAATTAGTTTCCTTGAGCTGCAATCACCACTATCCAGAAAAAATGTTAAGTATCAGGCAAACTCAAACCTCTATGAATTAAACCTGTCAACCAGAATAAGCTAACACATGCAGCTAGCAAGATCTGAAGGAAATTAAATAATACTTACAACGAAGTCATAGTAATGGGTGGCACCCTCTGCACAGCCAAAATGCAGACTAGCCAAACAAATATACCCTAGGAACACAAACCATGGGATTGCTTTCATTTTCTCTGAGTTTTTTCAATCAATAACGAAACTCTATCTTCTTGCTCGATAGCTATTTAGTGGTGGATTTCTTGCATTGAATTTAGCTGCTATTTATAGAAGTAGTTTGAGTTCTAATTTGCACAGGTTATACCTGTTAGGCTAGTGATATACTTTTAGTTATTGAATCAAGTCAGATTAAGTTAGATAGCCAtaattaattgaatatatatatactttacaaATCTTTTATTAATTTCATACAAATAATTTATGCTTATTGAAGGATTAGAGAAACAAACTTAATATGATATCTGTAAATATATAGGGTTttgatactaattaattaatttactaaaACAAAAATTAGGCTCCAAATCGGGTCAAATATTTGGTAATTGGCATATAGAGGAGTCGGGTTAAATATTTGGTAATTGGTATCTAGCTAGTAGGACAGCGACCCAAATTCCTTGAATCAAGTTAGGCACAACTTGTTTAGTAATACTTCACTTTCATTGGCCTAATTTCAACAtgtattctaatttttttttagaattaactattctaaatttctaattaataatatatatatatatatatatatatatatatatatatatatatatatacacacataaaaAATTATCTCAAGCATAAGTTTGGTCTATGAGTTTAGATTTCAGATGATTTTAAATCATAATTTGTCATTTTGTAAATatgtaattttaataattatataattaaaattattaatatgtaTATTATCATGTAACAATAAAGATTGACTTGGCATTATTAAATTTACTATTAAATACAATAAGTTAACTAAAATTCttaagtttcttttttttttaatcaaattcgaTAAGCATATTATATTaggcaattaaattaattatatcattatgTAACCCTTGTCCCATATTGGTGTGACAAGGAAAATATGacgccctttacccgtctaccgtatagccgagcaagaagtgccacattcggtgtcggagcaccctatcttgttttatcatgtctattgtaaacttttgatgtcatttaaaacatgtattctatgtgtagaaattttttttttttttttatatcttatttctgtggagacccggacagagcctcccttattttattagcatctggcgggttctactaatcacctgttaacatgtccatattcatttcacacattttcatatcatattctcatgtatcatatcatttacaattatttatgagatctaaaaatgaagtattatctattgcattcatatagaaattcatagataataaattacaaattttcatttcaatctcaaagtttaattacaagtccaaaatgaaatacatcataaactagtaattatatcatgactaaacataatgaaccaaaatactagtctatacatgggcccaaccaaaatacaaaagactggtgaggtgactctggacaatggcagatatGATCAGAGCTGCATCGATTGCACTCGATGTCTGCTGCTTTGCCTGCACTGCATTCTTTGGACCGATCTGGTGATCTCCAGTgcctatgcgatggaaaaccaacgcgctaagcataacgcttagtggtgcacaatttataataacaataatttaataatttgaaacaatatatgcaactcataatttttttttggtctttttcatttttattgctctttggaaataattaacattatcgggatcttttatgattacttattgtattttaagtcttaattaatttttttttatcagtgcccaagaaaacctataacaaattataaaagctggatgtacgggtgtatactggttagacagtcatatgtctatccagtatacgtctgtcaggcacgaggccaactgtcgggcacgagactagctgtcaggcttgtaaagccagaaataaagtaggcatatagcctgtagaacaatcataccagacatatattatcagttcatgattttctcagtaggcagtactgctatctatagtccctaattggtataccaatttatccaactaaataaataagtccaggtatactatgggcaattaaatatttttaattaatttagcactatttactattactattttctagtactgttcatcggtaccataaatttca
This is a stretch of genomic DNA from Hevea brasiliensis isolate MT/VB/25A 57/8 chromosome 12, ASM3005281v1, whole genome shotgun sequence. It encodes these proteins:
- the LOC110668434 gene encoding putative laccase-9, with translation MKAIPWFVFLGYICLASLHFGCAEGATHYYDFVLKETNFTKLCSTKSILTVNDSFPGPEIRVHKGDTVFVNVHNQGNYGVTIHWHGVKQPRNPWSDGPENVTQCPIPAGTNFTQEINFSSEEGTLWWHAHSDWSRATVHGAIIIYPKRGTTYPYPKPYAEKTIVLASWYKADVMEVITDALTTGADPNISDAYTINGEPGDLYDCSNETTYRLAVKYGKTYLLRIINAILNEETFFGIADHNLTVVGTDGAYVKPVTVDYIVITPGQTMDVLVTANNAPSYYYIAGSPFADTVAPFDNTTTTAIFEYKGNYTPPSPIPFPVLPVYNDSDAAATFTNKIRALNSAKHPVNVPQNITRQIYMTVSANILPCPNNSCLGTSNGDRLSASLNNVSFDAPSMSILQAYYWNLSKDVYTTDFPEKPPTYFDFSGNVDNITLYTSLGTKVIMLDFNETVEIVFQGTNLLASENHPMHLHGFSFYLVGKNKGNFDNATDPLKYNLIDPPEVNTIGLPKSGWAAIRFYADNPGVWFMHCHLERHSSWGMDTVLIVKNGGTKATSIRPPPAYMPPCSKS
- the LOC110659479 gene encoding putative laccase-9, with protein sequence MGSKKVDVMLGFLGFMLLDGLLLCMAFGNIKYYDFVVQETNFTKLCSTKSMLTVNGSFPGPTIAVHKGDIIYVNVHNQGNYGVTIHWHGVKQPRNPWSDGPENITQCPIQPGKNFTYEVIFTTEEGTLWWHAHSDWTRATVHGAIVILPAAGTTYPYPTPYSQQTLVIASWFKGDVKAIIDEALATGGDPNISDAYTINGQPGDLYPCSNETTFHLLVEYGKTYLLRLINAVMNEEQFFGIANHSLTVVGQDGAYLKPITTDHIMITPGQTMDVLVTANQAPSYYYMSSNPFFDSVAPFDNTTSTAILQYKGNFTRPSSIPFPTLPSITNDSAASNFTTRLRSLASKNHPVNVPKNITQHLYITISVNELPCANASCAGPNGDRLAASLNNVSFVTPDIDILEAYYRSLTGVFDEDFPSFPPNFFNFTGDTTNVSVFTATGTKVKMLNYGDAVEIVFQGTNIGAAENHPMHVHGNSFYVVGNGTGNFNNLTDPLSYNLIDPPELNTVGVPKNGWVAIRFFANNPGVWFIHCHLERHASWGMDTVLIVKNGKTKATSLRSPPAYMPPCS